A genomic region of bacterium contains the following coding sequences:
- a CDS encoding cytochrome c biogenesis protein CcdA: MEALFASLSRAVESSPVVALGASFAWGLLSVLLSPCHLASIPLIVGFMSEQKGMTVGRAFRTALIFALGVLASIALIGVITAALGRMLGNVGGWVNYLVAAVFFVMGLHLLDVIPLPGGGPSGIPAARRGYLAALVIGFVYGVALGPCTFAYMAPVLAVAFKSGATSPVFAAALFTAFGAGHCAVITAAGTSVKGVQDYLRWSEDSRAMLIGRRICGVLVLAGGLYFLYTAR; encoded by the coding sequence TTCGCCTGGGGACTCCTGAGCGTGCTCCTGTCTCCCTGCCACCTGGCGAGCATTCCCCTGATCGTCGGCTTCATGAGCGAGCAGAAGGGGATGACGGTCGGTCGAGCCTTTCGCACTGCGCTTATCTTCGCTCTCGGGGTCCTGGCGTCGATCGCCTTGATCGGCGTGATCACGGCAGCCCTCGGCCGGATGCTCGGCAACGTGGGCGGCTGGGTCAACTACCTCGTGGCGGCGGTGTTCTTCGTGATGGGGCTGCACCTGCTGGACGTGATCCCGCTGCCCGGGGGAGGACCATCCGGGATCCCCGCTGCCCGGCGAGGCTATCTTGCCGCCCTAGTCATCGGGTTCGTGTACGGTGTCGCGCTCGGCCCCTGCACCTTCGCCTACATGGCGCCAGTGCTCGCCGTTGCCTTCAAGTCCGGGGCAACCTCGCCGGTCTTCGCCGCGGCGCTCTTCACGGCCTTCGGCGCCGGGCACTGCGCGGTCATCACGGCGGCGGGGACCTCGGTCAAGGGAGTCCAGGACTACCTCCGATGGAGCGAGGACTCCCGGGCGATGCTGATCGGGAGGCGCATCTGCGGCGTCCTGGTGCTCGCGGGCGGACTGTACTTCCTCTACACGGCGCGGTGA